A window of the Helianthus annuus cultivar XRQ/B chromosome 4, HanXRQr2.0-SUNRISE, whole genome shotgun sequence genome harbors these coding sequences:
- the LOC110890774 gene encoding uncharacterized protein LOC110890774 isoform X9: MDYHSLKRRELQALCKEHNIPANSANSVLADKLSALFNEKQKPKARQRTCMKSLVETTDEGEPAESKRQAKKVRFSPNNDTVEYERSGEKQKDMVTQVKTRRKSMAKKVDQPVVDSSVTVDLVEDTAQIPVKVTRSRAQSLVKDVVIPNNIKNKGRGETKDAGKGTDVDKESEGNVGKATRARARTLQKGGEATESVEETVVGRARVTRSRAQTSMEGGTSRDANPDVKKKTGKQVKTEGQSVEPPVEVMDVTVRATRSRRQPLKEEVKNTVTNPQADKKRTRREMKEEDKQEPPKRKSLRTKGVDEDEGAKMEVINDSRVARNRKNKANTVEVQELEEPIKHAGRKTVNRRKSVLPSVKADVDPHLEEPARRNTRRKSVVQKATVKVESPTVGKKDSKRLSGIIEDKENATTGTPKSKKRRGTPVEDPIIETEHGSPKSSTRRASKSEGKSVAKKEVESSLKKPVSRMNIQSSVEKASHKGKNSAIRSGVIIKESSSKKRAKLSGTKQSDSEDQVVYSGKEGTPGAKLSFNLDEEITEPEVTPAIKSERKSTRSTIKSERKEPSQSARFTRSAIKSEREGPSQSARFTRSAIKSEREGPSQSAVKEQPIAGQLFSPEGAKFRHDPAVNTAPGRVARRGIKHDGNAAGSFSEMIDKKQTRQLALKKSLDDAQMPSPEVAEVEPDVGTIGVLAESEQPLDEGQKFSPADTEVGSDSGADTLRVQSEIKQPYDNVLCSPEVVEVQPNPDGDTVAVGSESFKEVTVDNAENVPDDAVSDVSRVRNQNEEVNVESGIFSEAENLEKSVQENLSSGNDVYVECDDVISDPKSRLDMFGNQVDCSSVAKEFETGSELSNANMTLDVTFSGIDIDIERVVEANSSVQNVESLDVPLSGVDIDIERVVEANSSVQNVESLDVPLSGVDIDIERVVEDGSDVQNVESEHDKLASNTDHATDKEDVGGVDLEPAQIESMPVAAEVLVASHDQEPEPERSLNVAVDDVSCDTLRSDSVTNEDAPKILSTSEIDDVVVRVDAPAELVVDINKDVVGDMYDMDAEGDEDIQPFESGCISYNMNNEQTKEEAETHRDDPEHETATDDDSDSGKFMEDDSHIGVQEVGSELLGNIKAHEDLAREEASPILNTGEHTVDGTDSSQLVGDIGAHESLITKESSPLTYTNKESPVDGTDSDLLTIKEDDRNKQEETQNQGASVDWGDYDFGTDEFENPVSANGSADEEAKGKKDDQDSDLQMSARASYTVEKSSGLAAGLADSVTKFEKDSRNAADGKSHQALDTLNQSANAVDMGEEVFGWSGADSSMKSLFETPAATRISHVRDSQEDAAKFANQDNYSSLKSLSATPATTRISHVKTGQEEAVDLTNQDHYSSLKPLFKTPAVTQISHAKDGQDLTPATTRISHVKTSQEEAVDLTNLDHYSSLKPLFKTPAVTQISHAKDGQDVTPETTQISHVKTGQEEAVDLANQDHYSSLKSLLKTPAVAQHSHANDGRDAKTGQEDAVDVANQDHSRADSSLKSLTKTPAVTQISHVKDRLEDAADFASQDYHSSLKSLYQTPAVTQTSHVKGGQEGAADFANQDHLSADSSLKPLFKTTAVTQISHVKDGQDAADFGNQDHYSSLKSLFKTPGVTQISHVKDRQEDAADFANQDHYSSMKSLFKTPAATQTSHVKDGQEDAAAFANQDHGSSLKSLFRTPSVTQTGQVKGRQEDAVSYRNQYLSSLKPLFETPATTQTSHVKDARGEATNFANKDHYADSSLKTLFATPAPSRTSHVNDCNDDIGSSRSAEHEFNHQWGNDPSKDYNDESGPGNEIHGVPSFEDYPHKLFEDDVGGSTDRSVSDTHFGFKHIEFLNEATGTSHQNLSGLKDNSTRGHEFEKKEDNLMKGSEVNDDLAFDTGHMHDYRDDTQ, encoded by the exons ATGGATTATCATAGTTTGAAAAGGAGAGAGCTCCAAGCGCTATGCAAGGAGCATAATATTCCTGCGAATTCTGCCAATTCCGTTTTGGCTGACAAGCTTTCTGCACTTTTTAAT GAAAAGCAGAAACCAAAAGCACGACAACGGACTTGTATGAAGAGTTTGGTTGAAACTACTGACGAGGGTGAACCTGCAGAATCAAAAAGACAAGCAAAGAAAGTCAGGTTTAGTCCAAATAATGACACAGTTGAGTATGAGCGATCTGGCGAAAAACAGAAGGATATGGTTACACAGGTGAAAACTCGGAGGAAATCAATGGCCAAGAAGGTCGATCAACCAGTTGTTGATAGTAGTGTTACTGTTGACTTAGTTGAGGATACTGCACAAATTCCTGTTAAGGTTACTAGATCTAGGGCGCAGTCATTAGTAAAGGATGTAGTCATTCCAAATAATATAAAGAATAAAGGTAGAGGGGAAACAAAAGATGCTGGAAAGGGAACTGATGTAGATAAAGAATCTGAAGGCAATGTTGGTAAAGCTACGAGGGCAAGGGCCCGCACATTGCAAAAAGGTGGTGAAGCAACCGAATCAGTTGAGGAAACCGTGGTTGGCCGTGCTAGAGTTACAAGGTCTAGGGCACAAACCTCGATGGAGGGCGGTACAAGTCGTGATGCAAATCCTGATGTTAAGAAAAAGACCGGTAAACAAGTGAAAACAGAGGGACAAAGTGTCGAGCCCCCCGTGGAAGTTATGGACGTTACAGTGAGAGCTACAAGGTCTAGAAGACAACCGCTAAAGGAAGAAGTTAAAAACACTGTTACTAATCCCCAAGCTGATAAGAAAAGAACCAGAAGAGAAATGAAAGAGGAGGATAAACAAGAACCTCCAAAGAGGAAATCATTGAGGACCAAAGGGGTGGATGAAGATGAAGGTGCCAAAATGGAAGTGATTAATGATAGCAGAGTTGCAAGGAATCGTAAAAATAAAGCTAACACAGTTGAGGTTCAAGAGCTTGAGGAACCAATAAAGCATGCCGGTAGGAAAACTGTAAATCGAAGGAAATCTGTTTTGCCGTCTGTAAAAGCTGACGTTGATCCACATCTTGAAGAGCCAGCCAGAAGAAACACTAGGCGGAAGTCTGTCGTTCAAAAAGCAACTGTCAAGGTCGAGTCTCCTACTGTTGGAAAAAAAGATTCAAAACGTCTATCTGGCATTATTGAAGATAAAGAAAACGCTACTACTGGAACTCCTAAATCCAAGAAACGCAGAGGAACCCCTGTTGAAGATCCGATTATTGAAACCgagcatggttctccaaaaagtTCCACACGCAGGGCTAGTAAAAGTGAAGGAAAATCTGTTGCAAAAAAAGAGGTGGAGAGTAGTTTAAAGAAACCTGTGTCAAGAATGAATATTCAGTCATCTGTAGAAAAAGCATCTCATAAAGGAAAGAACTCAGCAATAAGAAGTGGTGTAATAATTAAAGAGAGTAGTTCTAAAAAGAGAGCGAAGTTGAGTGGAACTAAACAAAGTGATTCAGAAGATCAAGTGGTTTATTCTGGTAAAGAAGGGACCCCAGGTGCAAAATTGAGTTTTAACCTTGATGAAGAAATTACCGAGCCTGAGGTTACTCCTGCCATTAAAAGTGAGAGAAAGTCGACCCGTAGCACCATCAAAAGTGAGAGAAAGGAGCCAAGTCAGTCAGCCAGGTTTACACGTAGCGCCATCAAAAGTGAGAGAGAGGGGCCAAGTCAGTCAGCCAGGTTTACACGTAGCGCCATCAAAAGTGAGAGAGAGGGGCCAAGTCAGTCAGCCGTTAAAGAACAACCTATTGCCGGTCAATTGTTCTCACCAGAAGGTGCAAAATTCAGACATGATCCGGCTGTCAATACAGCTCCAGGAAGAGTTGCTCGCAGAGGAATCAAACATGATGGAAATGCAGCAGGCAGTTTTTCAGAGATGATTGATAAGAAGCAGACACGTCAATTGGCTCTTAAAAAATCTCTTGATGATGCTCAGATGCCTTCACCTGAAGTTGCAGAAGTCGAGCCTGATGTCGGAACCATAGGAGTTCTGGCTGAATCTGAACAACCTCTTGATGAGGGTCAGAAGTTTTCACCTGCAGATACAGAAGTCGGGTCCGATTCAGGTGCTGACACCTTAAGAGTTCAATCTGAAATCAAACAACCTTATGATAATGTTCTATGCTCACCTGAGGTTGTGGAAGTACAACCCAATCCAGACGGTGACACCGTAGCAGTTGGATCTGAAAGTTTTAAAGAAGTAACGGTAGATAATGCTGAGAATGTACCTGATGATGCAGTTTCCGATGTATCTCGTGTACGTAATCAGAATGAGGAGGTTAATGTGGAATCTGGAATATTTAGTGAAGCTGAAAATTTGGAGAAATCAGTCCAGGAGAATCTTTCGTCAGGCAATGATGTTTATGTCGAGTGTGATGACGTTATTTCTGACCCGAAGTCCCGTCTGGATATGTTTGGCAATCAAGTTGATTGTAGTAGTGTGGCTAAAGAGTTTGAAACTGGTTCAGAACTGTCGAATGCAAATATGACTCTTGATGTTACTTTCTCAGGCATTGATATCGAC ATTGAACGTGTCGTAGAGGCTAATAGTAGTGTGCAGAATGTAGAATCTCTTGATGTTCCTCTCTCAGGCGTTGATATCGACATTGAACGTGTCGTAGAGGCTAATAGTAGTGTGCAGAATGTAGAATCTCTTGATGTTCCTCTCTCAGGCGTTGATATCGACATTGAACGTGTCGTAGAGGACGGTAGTGATGTGCAGAATGTAGAATCCGAACATGATAAATTGGCGAGCAATACCGATCATGCTACAGACAAAGAGGATGTTGGAGGTGTTGACTTAGAGCCAGCTCAGATTGAAAGTATGCCTGTGGCAGCTGAAGTTTTAGTTGCATCTCATGACCAAGAACCCGAACCAGAACGGTCGTTGAATGTTGCTGTTGATGATGTTTCTTGTGATACATTACGATCTGATTCAGTAACGAACGAAGAcgcaccaaaaattctttctacTAGTGAAATCGATGACGTGGTTGTAAGAGTTGATGCTCCGGCGGAGTTGGTAGTAGACATCAATAAGGATGTTGTCGGtgatatgt ATGACATGGATGCTGAAGGTGATGAAGATATTCAGCCATTTGAAAGCGGATGTATTTCTTACAATATGAACAATGAACAGACAAAAGAAGAGGCTGAGACGCATAGAGATGATCCAGAACACGAAACAGCAACTGATGATGATTCGGACAGTGGCAAATTCATGGAAGATGATTCACATATTGGTGTACAGGAGGTGGGGTCTGAACTTTTGGGAAATATAAAAGCTCACGAAGATCTGGCAAGAGAAGAAGCCTCACCGATCTTAAATACAGGAGAGC ATACTGTTGATGGGACAGATTCTAGTCAACTTGTGGGAGATATTGGTGCTCATGAAAGTCTAATTACAAAAGAAAGTTCGCCGTTGACATATACGAACAAAGAAT CTCCTGTTGATGGTACTGATTCAGATTTATTGACTATTAAGGAGGACGATAGAAATAAGCAAG AAGAAACTCAAAATCAAGGTGCATCTGTGGATTGGGGGGATTATGATTTCGGAACGGATGAATTTGAAAACCCAGTTTCAGCAAATGGAAGTGCTGATGAGGAGGCTAAAGGCAAAAAAG ATGATCAAGATTCAGATCTCCAAATGTCTGCTAGAGCAAGTTATACAGTAGAAAAAAGTTCTGGTCTTGCAGCTGGCTTGGCCGATTCAGTAACGAAATTTGAGAAGGATTCTAGAAATGCTGCTGATGGAAAATCCCACCAAGCATTAGATACGCTGAACCAAAGTGCAAATGCAGTAGATATGGGTGAAGAGGTTTTCGGCTGGTCTG GTGCTGATTCGTCTATGAAATCGTTGTTTGAAACGCCAGCTGCTACTCGAATCAGTCATGTAAGAGACAGTCAGGAGGATGCAGCCAAATTTGCCAACCAAGATAATT ATTCGTCTCTGAAATCATTATCTGCAACGCCAGCAACTACTCGAATCAGTCATGTAAAAACCGGTCAGGAGGAGGCTGTTGATCTTACCAACCAAGATCATT ATTCATCACTGAAACCCTTATTTAAAACACCAGCTGTTACTCAAATCAGTCATGCAAAAGATGGTCAGGATTTAACACCAGCAACTACTCGAATCAGTCATGTAAAAACCAGTCAGGAGGAGGCTGTTGATCTTACCAACCTAGATCATT ATTCATCACTGAAACCCTTATTTAAAACACCAGCTGTTACTCAAATCAGTCATGCAAAAGATGGTCAGGATGTAACACCAGAAACTACTCAAATCAGTCATGTAAAAACCGGTCAGGAGGAGGCTGTTGATCTTGCCAACCAAGATCATT ATTCATCACTGAAATCGTTACTTAAAACACCAGCCGTTGCTCAACATAGTCATGCAAACGATGGTCGGGATGCAAAAACCGGTCAGGAGGATGCTGTTGATGTTGCCAACCAAGATCATT CGCGTGCAGATTCATCGCTGAAATCATTAACTAAAACACCAGCTGTGACTCAAATCAGTCATGTAAAAGATAGGCTGGAGGATGCTGCTGATTTTGCTAGCCAAGATTATC ATTCATCTCTGAAATCGTTATATCAAACTCCAGCCGTTACTCAAACCAGTCATGTCAAAGGTGGTCAGGAGGGTGCTGCTGATTTTGCAAACCAAGATCACT TGAGTGCAGATTCATCTCTGAAACCATTATTTAAAACGACAGCAGTTACTCAAATCAGTCATGTAAAAGATGGGCAGGATGCTGCTGATTTTGGAAACCAAGATCACT ATTCATCTCTGAAATCATTATTTAAAACACCAGGCGTTACTCAAATCAGTCATGTAAAAGATCGGCAGGAGGATGCTGCCGATTTTGCAAACCAAGACCATT ATTCATCTATGAAATCATTATTTAAAACACCAGCCGCTACTCAAACCAGTCATGTAAAAGATGGGCAGGAGGATGCTGCTGCTTTTGCAAACCAAGATCATG GTTCATCGCTAAAATCATTATTTAGAACGCCATCCGTTACTCAAACCGGTCAAGTAAAAGGCCGTCAGGAGGATGCAGTCAGTTACCGCAACCAATATC TTTCATCTCTGAAACCCTTATTTGAAACACCAGCTACTACTCAAACGAGTCATGTAAAAGACGCACGGGGTGAAGCAACCAATTTTGCTAACAAAGATCATT ATGCAGACTCGTCTCTGAAAACATTGTTTGCAACACCAGCCCCTTCTAGAACGAGTCATGTAAATGACTGTAATGACGATATCGGGTCTAGCAGATCTGCAGAACATGAGTTTAATCATCAGTGGGGAAATGACCCGTCAAAAGATTATAATG ATGAAAGTGGTCCAGGAAACGAGATTCATGGAGTTCCAAGCTTTGAAGATTATCCTCATAAATTATTTGAAGATGATGTAGGCGGTTCAACTGACAGGTCGGTGAGTGACACACATTTTGGGTTCAAACATATTGAATTCTTAAATGAAGCAACAGGAACAAGCCATCAAAATCTTTCCGGTTTGAAAGATAACTCAACCCGTGGTCACGAGTTTGAAAAGAAAGAAGATAACCTAATGAAGGGGTCAGAAGTTAATGATGATTTAGCCTTTGATACAG GGCATATGCATGATTACAGGGACGACACTCAATAA